Below is a genomic region from Gloeocapsa sp. PCC 73106.
CGACTATTTCTCCCGTCCCTGGGACGAGTCTTACCCGAGCTACAGAGGATTTACGTCGACCGGTACCCCAATATACTACTCTATCTTGAGTATTTGCGGTTTGCATTAGTTATCTCCATTAGGAATTGTTTGAATATGCAAGGTTTCTGGTTTTTGAGCGGCGTGAGGATGTTGATCCCCGGTATATACTTTGAGTTTAGTAAAGAGTTTGCGTCCGAGAGAGTTTTTCGGAAGCATTCCTCTTACTGCTGTCTCGATGATTCTTTCGGGGATACGAGCTTGTAGTTTAGAGAAGGTTTCTACTTTCATACCTCCGGGTCTACCGGAATGGCGTCTGTATAACTTTTGCTCACTTTTTTTCCCGGTTACAACTATTTTTTCGGCGTTGATCACGATTACGAAGTCACCCGTATCCATGTGAGGTGTAAAGGTAGGTTTCTTTTTACC
It encodes:
- the rplM gene encoding 50S ribosomal protein L13, with protein sequence MNKTPLPTLETLEHKWYLVDASEQRLGRLATEIAMILRGKKKPTFTPHMDTGDFVIVINAEKIVVTGKKSEQKLYRRHSGRPGGMKVETFSKLQARIPERIIETAVRGMLPKNSLGRKLFTKLKVYTGDQHPHAAQKPETLHIQTIPNGDN